The sequence below is a genomic window from Pseudomonas cannabina.
AACGCACCAGCAAGGCGGCACTTTCGCGAACCTGCGACACGCCGCCCGGTGCGGATTGCAATTGCTCGGTAAAGATCGTCTGGATCGAGTCGATCACCATCACCTTGGGCTTCTCGACCTTGGCCGTGGCGATGATGGTTTCGATGCAGGTTTCGGTCATGACGCGCAGCTTGTCCTGCGGCAGGCCCAGACGCCGAGCGCGCATGGCGACCTGCTGTTGGGATTCTTCGCCAGTAACATACAGCGCCGGCATGCGCTGGGCGATGTTGCAGAGGGTCTGCAACAGAATCGTCGACTTGCCGATACCGGGGTCGCCGCCGATCAACACCACCGAGCCGTCCACCAGACCGCCACCGAGCACGCGATCCAGCTCGGCGGAGTTAGTGGAAAAACGCGGGATCTCTTCGACGCTGACTTCCGCCAGGGTTCTGATCTGTGCCTGCGAGCCGGTCCAGCCGGTACGTCCGCTGGGCGGCGCGGCGGCACCGCTTTCAATCATGGTTTCGACCAGTGTGTTCCAGGCACCGCAATCGGCACACTGGCCCGCCCACTTGGGAAATGTCGCGCCGCACTCGGTGCAGCCGTACAAGCGTTTGGCCTTGGCCATGACAACCCCAGTCGTAAAAAACACCCATGATAACGCAGGTTGCAGCGCCTGCTACCCCGCTCGACGAAGCACGGCTTTTGAAAACCGGATAAAACTTACGCAGACGGCTCCGGTCGATTGAACGTAGCGCGGGCGGCCCTGGCGCGTCTGGGCTACACTCACTCGGATCAAATTTATCTGTTACAAGGAATTACCCATGAGCGTGCTTACGGAATTCAAGGCATTCGCGGTCAAAGGTAACGTGGTCGATATGGCCGTCGGTATCATCATTGGCGCGGCATTCGGAAAAATCGTTTCTTCGTTCGTCGGCGACGTCGTCATGCCACCGCTGGGCTTGTTGATCGGCGGTGTGGACTTCAGCGACCTCGCGGTCACCCTGCGCCCCGCGCAAGGCACGGCACCTGCGGTGCTGCTGGCTTACGGCAAGTTCATCCAGACGGTTATCGACTTCATCATCGTGGCATTCGCCATCTTCATGGGCGTCAAGGCCATCAACCGCCTGAAGCGCGAAGAAGCCAAAGCCCCTACCCTGCCGCCAACGCCGTCCAAGCAGGAAGTGTTGCTGAGCGAGATCCGCGACCTGCTCAAGGAACAGAACCAACCGGCAGCGCCTATTACTGTGGACCCTGCTCGCACGTTTTGATTGAGGGCCTGAAAGACGGGCTTCTGCCCGCAGAGCGACGCTTCGCTTGTCCGCGAAGAGGGCTTTACATCCGCAGAATATTTATCGCCTGCAGTGAAGCATTCGCGGACAAGTCCGCTCCCACATTCATTCCGATGGACCGTGGATAAGTCATCCGACAGTTCGCGAACAAGCGCAGCGTCGCCCGGTCCGCTCCGGATTCTGGCTTAAAGCCGTGGGAGCGACTTCCGGCCTGCTTCTGCCGTGACACTCCCCTACCAATACGTTTCCACCGCCACTTGCCCTGGTTTGCGTGACAGGCTCAAGCGCATGTCGCGCTGTTTGAGCAATGCCCGCGTGTCGTCGATCATCTGCGGATTGCCGCACAGCATCACCCGCGAATGCTCAGGCGTCAGCGCCATACCGGCAGCTCGTTCAAGCGCGCCGTTTTCGATCAGTTGCGTGATTCGCCCATTCAGCGCGCCCGGATGTTGCTCGCGGGTGACGGTCGGCAGGAACAGGAACTTGTGCGCGTATTCAGCCAGATAGTCTCGCTGCATTAGTTCGCTGATCAGTGGCTGATAGGCCAGCTCGCAGGAGTCACGCACGCTGTACACCAGAATCACCCGCTCGAATTTCTCCCAGACTTCGAAATCCTGAAGAATCGAGAGGAACGGCGCGACGCCTGTGCCTGTGGATAACAACCAGAGATCGCGGCCGTCGACAAAACGGTCCAGCGTCAGATAACCGAACGCCTGCTTCTCGACCATCAGGCTGTCGCCTTCGCGCAGACGGCTCAGTTCGCTGGTGAATTCGCCACCCGGCACCACGATGGAAAAGAACTCCAGAAACTCGTCGTGAGGTGACGACACCATCGAATAGGCGCGCCAAACGGTCGTGCCATCAGCCTTGGTCACACCGAGTCGGGCGAACTGCCCTGCCCGAAATCGAAAACCGGGATCACGCGTGGTGCGCAGGGTGAACAGATTGGGGGTCAACGGCGTGACGCGTTGCAGTGTCTGCCGTGTGAACTTGTCTTCGCTGACGGTCATGGTGCGCCTCGGACTCCTGAACATGAAAAGCAGACCGCCAGTGTCCCGCAAAGCACGCTCGATAAACACCGGCTGTTTGTGTTGACTTGCCACGGCCCCCGACCTGCATGCACAGAAAATGCGTGTTCCCGTTAGAGCATTTAGTTCTTGAAACCTGCAACAACCGTATGCATGCACTGCCGCGCATTGCGTCAAGCGCTCTGTTTCACGGTTTTCAGCCTGAGCGTACCGGACGCGAAAAAAAGTGCCATCAGCCCATCCGTCAGCCCGGGTTTGCGGGCCATGAATGGCCCCTAGACTGGAAAAACATACAGCAGGGTATCGCTGTCAAGGGGACGGAGGCTTCATGAAAACCATGGAAATCAATTTTTTACAGCCCTCGCCAGCCAAACACCTGACACAGAGAGAAATAGAAGTCCTCAAGTGGTCCGCTGAAGGTAAAACGGCTGGCGACATCGCAATCATTCTTTGCCTCAAGGAGCGCACTATTCACTTCCACATTGCCAGCGCCATTCAAAAAATGGGGGTGTGCAACAAGACTGCCGCAGCCGTACAGGCGGCGTTAAGCGGGATGTTCTGATAAAGCCCGCAGTCAAACTGCAATCATGCAGATATCCAACGGAAAACGACGTAAAATCGACCGCGTCATCGAGCCTGCCAGTCGTCGGGCTCGTTGGCCCTCCTTCGATTGCACAGAGTTCTCCCGCCAATGCCCCTGCTCATCAGTCCCTTCGCTGAACTTGATCTCATTCGCCAGCCCGAGCAACAGGATGAACCGCTCCAGGCATTCGATGCCGCTGACGAATACCTGCTCAATCATGTCGCAGAGAGCGGTCTGACCCTGCAAAGCCGTGTGCTGGTGCTCAACGACAGTTTTGGCGCGCTGGCGGCGAGTCTGGCCCGTCATGCGTCAGTGGTCAGCAGCAGTGACTCGTTTCTGGCAGCGCAAGGGCTGGAGAAAAATCTGGCACGCAACGGCATGAGCTATGACGCCGTACCACTGATCCCGGCCAGCGAGCCATTGACCGGGCCCTTCGACTGGGTGCTGATTCGGGTGCCCAAGACACTGGCGCTGCTGGAAGAACAACTGATCCGCCTGCAAGGCCAACTGGCGCCCGGCGCTCGCGTAGTGGCGGCGGCCATGGTCAAGCACCTGCCACGCTCGGCGGGTGATTTGCTGGAAGAATACGTAGGGCCGGTGCAGGCTTCGCTGGCAGTGAAAAAGGCGCGCCTGCTGTTCGTGACACCAGAGACCAAAGCGCTGCGCGCTTCACCCTACCCGACCCGCTATACGCTGGATGAGCCCGCCATCGAACTGCTCAATCACGCCAACGTGTTCTGCCGCGACGGGCTGGATATCGGCACTCGGGCGTTCCTGCCGTTTCTGCCCGAAAACCTCGGCACGGCGCGGGTCGCGGATTTGGGTTGCGGCAATGGCGTGCTGGCGATTGCCAGTGCGCTGGACAATCCGCAGGCGCATTACACGCTGGTGGACGAGTCGTTCATGGCCGTGCAGTCGGCTGCCGAGAACTGGCGGGCAGCCTTCGGTGAGCGCGATGCGGTGATTCGCGCGGCAGACGGGCTGGAAGGCCAGGAGCCTGACTCGCTGGACGTTGTACTGTGCAACCCGCCGTTTCACCAGCAGCAGGTGGTTGGCGATTTCCTCGCCTGGCGGATGTTCCTTCAGGCGCGCGCCGCGCTGGTCACCGGTGGCGCGCTGTATATCGTCGGCAATCGCCACCTGGGTTATCACACCAAACTGTCGCGCCTGTTCCGGGGCGTCGAGCAGGTCGCGGCCACCCCTAAATTCGTGATCCTCAAAGCCCGCAAATAGGCCCCGCAGCGGGCAAAAAAAGACCCTCTTGCCACACTGGGCGGCAAGAGGGTCGCTAAACGTGTCCGCAGACACGAACGGGAATTCAGTGCTTCAGGATCAGTGCGTCGTCAGGCCCGCAGCGCTCATGAACATGCGCATCAGGCTGGCGACGATGAACAGCGCAAACACGCTGCCCGCCCAGATCCCGACCAGCCACGCCAGCCGTTGCCAGAGCGGCTTGCTCAGCGCCGGATCCGGGTCGTGCAGGGAATTTTTACCAGACATCGTCATTCTCCTCGGTTCTGACTAGTGATAACCGTCTTCGGCCGTCACCTTGCCGCGGAACACGTAGTAGCTCCAGAAGGTGTAGCCCAGGATGAACGGAATGATGAACAGCGTGCCGACCAGCATGAAACCCTGGCTCTGCGGCGGTGCCGCTGCCTGCCAGATCGAGACTGCAGGCGGGATGATGTTCGGCCACAGGCTGATGCCCAGCCCGCTGTAACCCAGAAAGATCAGCAGCAGGGTCAGCAGGAATGGCGTGTAATGAGCATTGCGCGCCACGGCCTTGAACAACCCGTACATGGTCACCAGCACCAGAATCGGCACCGGCATGAACCAGAACAGGTTCGGCATGCTGAACCAGCGATGCGCGATGTCTGCGTGGGCCAGCGGCGTCCACAGGCTGACCACCGCCATGACCGCCAGTACCGCCAGCGCCAGAGGACGCGCCAGGTCATGCATCGCCTTCTGCAACGGGCCTTCGGTTTTCATGATCAGCCAGGTGCAGCCCAGCAGTGCGTAGGCAACGATCAGGGCCAGACCGCAGAACATCGGGAACGGCGAGAGCCAGTCCAGCGAGCCGCCTGCAAACTGGCGATCGACCACGGGAATGCCTTCGATGTAAGCCCCCAGCGCCACGCCTTGAAAGAAGGTCGCCGTCAGTGAACCGCCGATGAAGGCCTTGTCCCACCAATGACGCTTCAGTTCGGTCGCTTTGAAGCGGAACTCGAATGCCACGCCGCGAAAGATCAGGCCCATGAGCATGAACATCAGCGGCAGATACAGCGCCGACAACACCACCGAGTAGGCCAGCGGAAACGCGCCGAACAGCGCAGCGCCGCCCAGTACCAGCCAGGTTTCGTTGCCGTCCCAGACCGGCGCAACGGTGTTCATCATCACATCGCGGTCGTGACTTTCTTTCATAAACGGGAAGAGAATCCCGATGCCCAGATCGAAGCCGTCCATCACGACGTACATCATGATGCCAAAGACAATGATGATGGCCCAGATCAGCGGAAGATCGATACCCATGGCTTAATTCCCCTTGCCGAGACGGTCAAGATTGTCGCCATCTTCTTCGCCTTCAACAGCGGCGGAGAGCGGACGGGCCGGTGTGCGTTTCTGGCCGGGACCACCATGAGGTACATGCTCGACGTAGGCTTTCGGCCCTTTGCGGACCAGCCGCATCATGTAGCCAAGGCCTGTACCGAACAGCACGAAGTAGACGACCACGAACAGCACCAGGGTGATGCTCATCTGCGCCACGCTGTGCCCGGACGAAGCATCGGCAGTGCGCATCAGGCCGTACACGACCCACGGCTGACGACCGATTTCCGTGGTGAACCAGCCTGCGAGGATCGCGATCAGGCCAGAAGGCCCCATCCAAAGTGCCAGATACAGGAACGGACGCGAGTTATACAGCGTGCCGCGTTTGCGCAGCCAGAGGCTCCACAGGCCGGTAAAGATCATCAGCATGCCGAGGGCGACCATCACCCGGAACGACCAGAACACGATCAGCGAATTCGGGCGGTCCTCAGGTTTGAATTCCTTGAGCGCTGGCACTTGTTTGTCGAGGCTGTGGGTCAGGATAAGGCTGCCCAGGTACGGAATTTCCACCGCGTACTTGGTGCGTTCTTCCTTCATGTCAGGGATGCCGAACAGGATCAGCGGGGTCGGCTCGTCGCCAATGTTCTCCCAGTGACCTTCGATAGCGGCGATTTTTGCGGGCTGATGCTTGAGCGTGTTCAGGCCGTGGAAGTCACCGACCACTGCCTGAATCGGCGCCACCAGCAGGGCCATCCACATGGCCATCGAGAGCATTTTGCGCACGGCCGGTGTGTCACGACCACGCAACAGGTGCCAGGCCGCCGACGAGCCGACGAAGAATGCCGTCGCAACGAATGCAGCAATCGCCATGTGCGTTAGGCGGTACGGGAACGACGGGTTGAAGACCACCGCGAACCAGTCAGTCGGGATTACCCGGCCATCGATGATTTCAAAACCTTGCGGGGTCTGCATCCAACTGTTGGACGACAGAATCCAGAAGGTCGAAATAAGCGTGCCGATGGCAACCATCACCGTGGAGAAGAAGTGCAGGTTACGGCCCACGCGATTCCAGCCAAACAGCATCACGCCAAGGAAGCCGGCTTCGAGGAAGAACGCGGTCAGCACCTCGTAGGTCAGCAACGGACCGGTGACGGCACCGGCAAAATCAGAGAAGCGGCTCCAGTTGGTGCCGAATTGATAGGCCATGACCAGCCCGGACACCACGCCCATGCCGAAGTTGACGGCAAAGATCTTGGACCAGAAGTGATACAGGTCACGGTAGACGTCGTCGCGGGTCTTCAGCCACAGCCCTTCGAGCACAGCCAGGTAACTTGCCAGACCGATGGTGATGGCAGGAAACAGGATGTGGAACGAAATCGTGAATGCGAACTGAATTCGGGCGAGATCGATAGCCTCTAAACCGAACATAGGATGTTCCTCTCTCAGATGAAACCTGCTGCCGGCAACAAACCAACAGCGATTGCCCCCACGGTAATGAGTGCTCTGTTTCTTTTTATGCAGCGTTTTCAGTGGAAAAAACGCTGGTCGACCCGTCGTTGTCTGAATGAAGTCATGACATAGATCAGTCGACCATGAAAGAGTAGTCCTGTTCACCCCGTTGAGCCGTGTGGTCTATTGTCGCGTGGCGGGATGTCTCACCTTAGCCTGCGGATCGAAGAGGCTGGTGCATCTCTCCTGATCAGTCAGTCTGTCTGTCTTCGCGAGCAAGCGAAGCGTCGCCCGGCTCGCTCCCACAAAGGCAACGTGCCCGCGTGTGGGAGTGAGCTTGCTCACGAAGAGGCCGGCGCAAACGCTGAATATCTACTGATCAGTCAATCTGTCTTCGCGAGCAATCTCGCTCCCACAGAGGCAACGTGCCCGCGTGTGGGAGTAAGCTTGCTCACGAAGAGGCCGGTGCAAACGCTGAATATCTACTGATCAGTCAGTCTGTCTTCGCGAGTGATCTCGCTCCCACAGAGGCAACGTGCCCGCGTGTGGGAGTGAGCTTGCTCACGAAGAGGCCGGTGCAAACGCTGAATATCTACTGATCAGTCAGTCTGTCTTCGCGAGCAAGCTCGCTCCCACAGAGGCCTCCTGTCGTAATTGCCGGAGCCCTGCTACAACAACTTATCCAGCGTGATCGGAAACTCGCGTATCCGTTTGCCCGTCGCGTGATAGATCGCGTTGGCGATCGCCGCAGGCACACCGACGATGCCGATCTCGCCGACGCCTTTGGAGCCCAGCGCGTTGACGATCTCGTCATGCTCTTCGACAAACAGCACGTCAATCTCACCAATGTCCGCGTTCACCGGAATATGGTACTCGGCCAGACTATGGTTCATCGGACGGCCCAGATCATGATCAAGCATCGCTTCTTCGTGCAATGCCATGCCCATGCCCCAGACAACGCCACCGAGAATCTGGCTGCGTGCCATCTTCGGGTTGACCACCCGGCCCGCCGCCACGGCGCTGACCACACGGTTGACCTTGACGGTGCCCAGGTCCTCGTCGACCAGCACTTCGACAAACACGGCCGAATGAGTCGCCGCCGCATAGGCTTCACGCTTCTTGTCCGGTTCGGCATCGACCTGCACTTCAATCACGCCGCTGGCCTGCGACGCCGCCAGCTCCGCCATCGACAGCGCCTGATCGCCCAGATACAGCTTGCCCGATTCAAACCGAACGTCATCCGGCGTGACCGATGCAAACTGCGGGTGCAGCCCTTTCGCCACTTCCAGCACCTGACGCTGCAAGGCCTGACAGGCCTGCTGCACCGCCGTACCGACTGAAGACACCGTGAACGAGCCACCCTGCAGCGGCGCGGTCGGCAGCGAAGAATCGCCCAGCAGGAACGTAACGTTCTGCACATCGATCCCCGAAGATTCAGCCGCGATCTGCGTCATGACCGTGTAAGTGCCGGTGCCGATATCGGTCGTGGCACTGCTGACCACCAGCGAGCCATCCGCTTGCAGACGCGCCTTGGCGCTGGCTTTCATCTGCATGGCTTCCCAGACACCGCCCGCCATGCCCCAGCCGACCAGCTGGCGACCCTGGCGCATGCTGCGCGGCTCGGGGTTGCGGCGCTCCCAGCCGAAACGCTCGGCGCCCTGGGTGTAGCATTCGCGCAGTTCCTTGCTGGAATACGGCTTGTCTTCGTTACCGTTGCGCTCAGCGTAATTGGTCAGGCGCAGACGCACCGGGTCGATAGCCAGCGCGCAGGCCAGTTCGTCCATGGCGCATTCCAGGCCGATCATGCCCAACGCCGCGCCCGGCGCACGCATGTCCAGCGGCGTGAAAACGTCCAGCGGCACCAGCTTGTAGGTCAGTTGCACGTTGTCGCACTTATAGAGCATGCCGCTCCATTCCACGACGTGCTCGCTGAAGTCCTCGAAACGCGAGGTCTGACCGATGGCTTCATGGCCCACAGCCAGTAATCGACCATTGGCCGCAGCGCCCAGACGCAGACGCTGAACCGTGCGCGGGCGATAGCCAAAGGTGAACATCTGCTGACGGGTCAAGGTCAGGCGCACCGAACGCTTGAGGTGCAGCGCAGCCATCACCGCCAGCGGCAGTTGGTACTGCGGACGCAGGCCCGAACCGAACGCGCCGCCAACAAAGGCGGCCAGCACACGGATCTTGTCCTTCTCCAGGCCGAAGACCTTGTGCAGGTAGTCCTGACAGTTCTGCGTGCCCTGCGTTTTGTCATGAATCTGCAAGCTGCCGTCGGCCTGGTAGAGGACGGTCGACGCATGCGGCTCCATCGGGTTGTGGTATTCGCTGGGCGTGCTGTAGGTCACGTCGACACTCAGCGCTGAACTGGCCAACTCACCTGCGAAGTTGCCACGCGGCGGCGGCAGTTCAGCAGGTGCATCGTTGGCCTTGTCGAGCATGGCCTGCAGGTCGGTCTGGTGATCCTGCTGCTCGTATTCGATACGTACCAGCGAGCCCGCATGCCGGGCCAGTTCCAGCGTGCCAGCCACAACCAGCGCCAGCGGCTGACCGCTGTACAGAACTTTATCGTTGTACAGCGGGCGGAACGGCGAGCCGTCGGCCGAATCAGCGTCGTCATAATTCTCGTCGTAGCTGGCCAGCGACGGGCGATTGGTGTGATCGAGCACCGCGACAACGCCCGGCACTTTCATCGCTTCGCTGATATCGATACTGATCACGCGACCGCTGGCGATGGTGCTGGAGACCACGCTGCCATGCAGCAAACCCTCTTCAGGGTATTCACCGGCGTAACGCGCGCCGCCAGTCACTTTCAGTCGGCCGTCAACGCGGTCCACGAGTTTGCCCATTGGCGAAAATGGCTGGTTCATTGGGCGCTCCCTCCCGTTGCGGCATCGCTCAGGGCGCGAATGATCGCGCGGCGGGCCAGTCTGACTTTGAAACCGTTGTGCGCAAGCGGCTGCGCGTCTTCCAGCATGGCGTCGGCCACGGCGGCGAAGTTTTCACGAGTGACCGGTTTGCCGATCAGCAGGCTCTCGACCGCCTTGTCACGCCACGGTTTGTGCGCAA
It includes:
- a CDS encoding xanthine dehydrogenase family protein molybdopterin-binding subunit, translating into MNQPFSPMGKLVDRVDGRLKVTGGARYAGEYPEEGLLHGSVVSSTIASGRVISIDISEAMKVPGVVAVLDHTNRPSLASYDENYDDADSADGSPFRPLYNDKVLYSGQPLALVVAGTLELARHAGSLVRIEYEQQDHQTDLQAMLDKANDAPAELPPPRGNFAGELASSALSVDVTYSTPSEYHNPMEPHASTVLYQADGSLQIHDKTQGTQNCQDYLHKVFGLEKDKIRVLAAFVGGAFGSGLRPQYQLPLAVMAALHLKRSVRLTLTRQQMFTFGYRPRTVQRLRLGAAANGRLLAVGHEAIGQTSRFEDFSEHVVEWSGMLYKCDNVQLTYKLVPLDVFTPLDMRAPGAALGMIGLECAMDELACALAIDPVRLRLTNYAERNGNEDKPYSSKELRECYTQGAERFGWERRNPEPRSMRQGRQLVGWGMAGGVWEAMQMKASAKARLQADGSLVVSSATTDIGTGTYTVMTQIAAESSGIDVQNVTFLLGDSSLPTAPLQGGSFTVSSVGTAVQQACQALQRQVLEVAKGLHPQFASVTPDDVRFESGKLYLGDQALSMAELAASQASGVIEVQVDAEPDKKREAYAAATHSAVFVEVLVDEDLGTVKVNRVVSAVAAGRVVNPKMARSQILGGVVWGMGMALHEEAMLDHDLGRPMNHSLAEYHIPVNADIGEIDVLFVEEHDEIVNALGSKGVGEIGIVGVPAAIANAIYHATGKRIREFPITLDKLL
- a CDS encoding helix-turn-helix domain-containing protein codes for the protein MKTMEINFLQPSPAKHLTQREIEVLKWSAEGKTAGDIAIILCLKERTIHFHIASAIQKMGVCNKTAAAVQAALSGMF
- the cydB gene encoding cytochrome d ubiquinol oxidase subunit II, whose amino-acid sequence is MGIDLPLIWAIIIVFGIMMYVVMDGFDLGIGILFPFMKESHDRDVMMNTVAPVWDGNETWLVLGGAALFGAFPLAYSVVLSALYLPLMFMLMGLIFRGVAFEFRFKATELKRHWWDKAFIGGSLTATFFQGVALGAYIEGIPVVDRQFAGGSLDWLSPFPMFCGLALIVAYALLGCTWLIMKTEGPLQKAMHDLARPLALAVLAVMAVVSLWTPLAHADIAHRWFSMPNLFWFMPVPILVLVTMYGLFKAVARNAHYTPFLLTLLLIFLGYSGLGISLWPNIIPPAVSIWQAAAPPQSQGFMLVGTLFIIPFILGYTFWSYYVFRGKVTAEDGYH
- the mscL gene encoding large-conductance mechanosensitive channel protein MscL; the encoded protein is MSVLTEFKAFAVKGNVVDMAVGIIIGAAFGKIVSSFVGDVVMPPLGLLIGGVDFSDLAVTLRPAQGTAPAVLLAYGKFIQTVIDFIIVAFAIFMGVKAINRLKREEAKAPTLPPTPSKQEVLLSEIRDLLKEQNQPAAPITVDPARTF
- a CDS encoding cytochrome ubiquinol oxidase subunit I translates to MFGLEAIDLARIQFAFTISFHILFPAITIGLASYLAVLEGLWLKTRDDVYRDLYHFWSKIFAVNFGMGVVSGLVMAYQFGTNWSRFSDFAGAVTGPLLTYEVLTAFFLEAGFLGVMLFGWNRVGRNLHFFSTVMVAIGTLISTFWILSSNSWMQTPQGFEIIDGRVIPTDWFAVVFNPSFPYRLTHMAIAAFVATAFFVGSSAAWHLLRGRDTPAVRKMLSMAMWMALLVAPIQAVVGDFHGLNTLKHQPAKIAAIEGHWENIGDEPTPLILFGIPDMKEERTKYAVEIPYLGSLILTHSLDKQVPALKEFKPEDRPNSLIVFWSFRVMVALGMLMIFTGLWSLWLRKRGTLYNSRPFLYLALWMGPSGLIAILAGWFTTEIGRQPWVVYGLMRTADASSGHSVAQMSITLVLFVVVYFVLFGTGLGYMMRLVRKGPKAYVEHVPHGGPGQKRTPARPLSAAVEGEEDGDNLDRLGKGN
- a CDS encoding DUF2474 domain-containing protein, which gives rise to MSGKNSLHDPDPALSKPLWQRLAWLVGIWAGSVFALFIVASLMRMFMSAAGLTTH
- a CDS encoding ferredoxin--NADP reductase; protein product: MTVSEDKFTRQTLQRVTPLTPNLFTLRTTRDPGFRFRAGQFARLGVTKADGTTVWRAYSMVSSPHDEFLEFFSIVVPGGEFTSELSRLREGDSLMVEKQAFGYLTLDRFVDGRDLWLLSTGTGVAPFLSILQDFEVWEKFERVILVYSVRDSCELAYQPLISELMQRDYLAEYAHKFLFLPTVTREQHPGALNGRITQLIENGALERAAGMALTPEHSRVMLCGNPQMIDDTRALLKQRDMRLSLSRKPGQVAVETYW
- a CDS encoding methyltransferase, with the protein product MPLLISPFAELDLIRQPEQQDEPLQAFDAADEYLLNHVAESGLTLQSRVLVLNDSFGALAASLARHASVVSSSDSFLAAQGLEKNLARNGMSYDAVPLIPASEPLTGPFDWVLIRVPKTLALLEEQLIRLQGQLAPGARVVAAAMVKHLPRSAGDLLEEYVGPVQASLAVKKARLLFVTPETKALRASPYPTRYTLDEPAIELLNHANVFCRDGLDIGTRAFLPFLPENLGTARVADLGCGNGVLAIASALDNPQAHYTLVDESFMAVQSAAENWRAAFGERDAVIRAADGLEGQEPDSLDVVLCNPPFHQQQVVGDFLAWRMFLQARAALVTGGALYIVGNRHLGYHTKLSRLFRGVEQVAATPKFVILKARK